Proteins encoded within one genomic window of Oncorhynchus nerka isolate Pitt River linkage group LG9b, Oner_Uvic_2.0, whole genome shotgun sequence:
- the best4 gene encoding bestrophin-4 isoform X1: MSFVLGFYVTLAFNRWWGQYTSFPLPDNLMMVVSGNVHGLDERGRLLRRTLMRYANLSSVLILRSISTRVRRRFPTLEQVVDAGFMTSLEHRQLDGLYSDFNKYWMPLAWFTNLASRARQEGRIRDDVALRLLMDELNNYRGKCSLLFHYDWISIPLVYTQVVTLAVYSFFGFCLISRQFLNPEKGYKGHQLDLYVPVFTLLQFFFYAGWLKVGELIINPFGEDDDDFETNQLIDRNIQVSMLAVDDMHQNLPPTEKDKFWVERYFSVPYSTATETLRPTFMGSTYDISFESGQAVSMPFVYKDECGDVDRKMKDVSLVRDRQLKVSHLQTERGEGQFKVAVELIQANDNEQSSC; encoded by the exons ATGTCCTTTGTGTTGG GTTTCTATGTAACCCTGGCGTTCAACCGTTGGTGGGGTCAGTACACCAGCTTCCCTCTGCCTGATAACCTGATGATGGTGGTGTCAGGGAACGTCCACGGGCTCGACGAGAGGGGCCGGCTGCTCCGACGCACCCTCATGAGATATGCtaacctctcctctgtcctcatcctgCGATCCATCAGCACTAGAGTACGCAGGAGGTTCCCAACCCTGGAGCAGGTGGTGGATGcag GATTTATGACATCACTGGAGCATCGCCAGCTGGACGGTCTGTACTCTGACTTCAACAAGTACTGGATGCCTCTGGCATGGTTCACTAACCTGGCATCACGGGCCAGACAGGAGGGCCGGATCAGAGACGACGTCGCTCTACGACTTCTCATGGAT GAGCTGAATAACTACAGAGGAAAGTGCAGCCTGCTGTTTCATTATGACTGGATCAGTATTCCTCTGGTCTACACTCAG GTAGTGACCCTGGCTGTGTACTCGTTCTTCGGCTTCTGTCTGATCAGTCGGCAGTTCCTGAACCCTGAGAAGGGGTATAAAGGTCACCAGCTGGATTTGTACGTCCCCGTCTTCACCCTGCTTCAGTTCTTCTTCTATGCAGGCTGGCTCAAG GTGGGGGAACTGATCATCAATCCTTTCGGAGAGGACGATGACGACTTTGAAACCAACCAACTAATTGACCGAAATATTCAG GTGTCTATGCTGGCTGTGGATGACATGCACCAGAACCTGCCCCCAACAGAGAAAGACAAGTTCTGGGTGGAGAGATACTTCTCTGTCCCCTACTCTACTGCTACTGAGACCCTCAGACCTACCTTCATGGGCTCAACATATGACATAAG CTTTGAATCTGGTCAGGCCGTCTCCATGCCCTTTGTCTATAAGGATGAGTGTGGTGATGTGGACAGGAAGATGAAGGATGTGTCtttagtgagagacagacagctgaAGGTGTCTCATCTTCAGACAGAACGAGGGGAGGGGCAGTTCAAGGTGGCTGTGGAACTCATCCAAGCCAATGACAATGAGCAGAGCTCTTGTTGA